GGTGATCGCCCAGCATCTTCTGCAGGGGTTCCCGAACGGTGGGGTTGCGGTGCAGCGGAAGGAGCAGGGCGGTGTCGGGGTGTTGCTCCAGCAGTCGCAGGAAGCCATCACCGATGGCGAGCAGACGCTCTCCCCAGTTCTCCCGGCGGTGCACGGTGGCCAGGATCACCCGCTGCTGGGTCCAGTCGAGGCCAGGAAGCTGCAGCAGCGGCGCCTGCTTCGCCATCAGCAGCAGCGCATCGATCACAGTGTTGCCCGTGACCAGCACCCGGCCCACCACCCCGGAGGCCAGCAGGTTCGCCTCCGACACCGAGGTGGGGGCGAAGTGCAGTTGGCCGATCTGGGAAATCAGCCGGCGGTTGGCTTCCTCGGGGAAGGGGTCAAGCAGGTTGTCAGTGCGCAGGCCGGCTTCCACGTGCCCCACGGGGATCTGCTGGTAGAACGCCGCCAGAGCGGAAGCGAAGGCGGTGGTGGTGTCGCCCTGGACGAGCACCAGATCCGGCCGGTGCTCAGTGAAGTCCTGCTCCAGCCCCATCAGGGCGGCGCAGGTCACGTGGGTGAGCGTCTGGCGGGGCGTCATCAAGGCCAGGTCGCGATCAGCGGTGAGGCTGAAGAGCTCCATCACCTGCGCCACCATTTCCCGATGTTGGCCGGTGAGCACCACCCGGGTGCGAAAGCCTTCGGCTTGTTGGAAGGCGCGGATCACCGGTGCCAGCTTGATCGCTTCGGGCCTGGTTCCCAGCACGATGCTGACGAGCGGAGCGGTGGTGATCAAAGAGCCCATGCGGGGGTGTCGATCCTAAGGAGAGCCGGTGTCGCATTCACGTGGCGGAGCATCCCCGTACCGATCAGCAGCTGCATGTGAACTCAGGCGAGTACTTGCCCCAAAATGGCTGCAATGCTGTCCAGCCGATGACCAGTTCCCTGTTTCCCCCTAGCTCGGTGCCTGCGCCCGACTCCCACCCCGCCGGCGTGGATGGTGTAGATCCGGCCCCAGCGCCACCACGGCCATCCGTGGCTACGCCCTGCACACTGGAGGAGGTGGTGCGCGTGGCTTTTGAGGCCAAGTGCTCAGATGTGCACCTCGGCGTCGGTGAGGAACCGCGGTTGCGCTTTCGCGGCGATATGCAGATGACCGGTTGGCCGATCATCACGAACCAACGGTTCTCGGAGTGGCTGAATGAGATTCTCTCTCAGGAGGATCGTCAGGCTTTTCGCAGCGATAAGGAATTCGACGGATCACATTCTTTCGGTTTCGTGAGGGTGCGGATCAACCTCTTTGAATCGCTTCTTGGCCCAGCCATGGTGCTGCGGCTTATCCCCTTTGAGGTCCCCACACTGGAATCCCTTGGGTTTCCGGATGTCTTTAAGCATCTTCTCAAGTACACCAAGGGCCTGATCCTGATGACAGGCCCCACGGGCTGCGGCAAATCCACCACTCTAGCCGCAATGATCAATTGGATGAATTCAACTCAGTCGAAGCACATCCTCACCATTGAGGATCCAGTTGAATTCGTTCATGTCAGCAAATCCTGTCTGGTGCGGCAGCGTGAGATCGGCCACCACACAAAGTTGTTCTCCACTGCTCTGCGGGCGGCATTGCGGGAAGATCCTGATGTGTTGCTGATCGGGGAGATTCGCGACCAGGAAACCCTCTCCACTGCCTTGGAGGCTGCTCAGACCGGCCACTTGGTCTTCGGCACGCTCCACACTAACTCCGCCGTAAAAACCGTTGAGCGGATGCTGGGTATGTTTCCGTCCGAAGAACAAAAATCAATCCGCACAAGTGTGGCCGAATCGTTGTTGGCGGTGATCTCGCAGGGGCTGCTCAAGACGACTGAAGGTGGCCGAATCGCTTACCACGACATTTTCATCAACACCGATGCCTGCCGGGATTACCTCCTTCGCGGCGAATTCGACGAGGTGGAGGAAATCATGAAACGCAGTTCGTTTGAAGGCATGAAAACATTGAACCAGTCCCTTCTTGAGCTGGTAGTGGCAGGCAAAGTGAGTGCGGATGAGGCGTTGGCCGTGAGCCTCAAGCGTGGTGAGCTCTCCCAGGCCCTACGAGGCCGCGAATAGGGCGGAGTCCACTGGCAAAACGTTTGTTGACTTGGCCTGGCTCAGTGGGCCCTGGCCAGGCGGAGAAGCAGCAGGGTGGCGATGCCCAGCGAGAGCCCGAGCATGGCCAGGCGGCCATTCCAAATCTCGGCTTGGGGGGTGAAGCCCCGGCGCCAGGCGTTCAGCTCTTCCGGCCCCACTTCAACGGGCTGGCTGGAGCCGAGCCCCTCAGCAGCGGCTGGTGATGCTGCAAGAGAGCTGTTCGGCAGCAGTGCATTCTCTGTGGTGTCAGCTGAAGCCATCCACCCCCTTAACAACGGGTTCGGCCACCATAAAGGGATCAAAAGCAAGGCTGTTGCTCGTAGAGCGCGTCGCTTTGCTGCAATGGCAGGCGGGCCGCCACACCCAGGGCCGTGCTGCTGCTGGATCCGGCGGCAAGCCGCTGGGCTGCTGCCACGCCGATCATGGCGGCGTTGTCGGTGCAATAGGCAAGTGGTGCCCGGCGCCAGTGCAGCCCCAGCGCGCCGCAGCGTTCCTCCAGCCGCTGGCGCAGGCGTTGGTTGGCGGCCACCCCGCCCACCAGCACCAGGGTGCCGAGTCCCTCGTCGCGGGCGCAGCGGCAACTGCGCTCCACCAGCACGTCGACCACGGCCAGTTCGAAGCTGGCGGCCACATCAGCCAGGTCCTGCGGAGCCAATTCCCCAGTTGAAGGCGGATCCGCCGGCCCCGCGGCACCGGTGCCGGCGCGCAGCGACTGCACAAGGCGGAGTACGGCCGTCTTCAGCCCGCTGAAGCTGAAGTCGTAGGGGTGGTAGCCCCCTTCCGGCCTCGACACGCGCCCTTTCGGCAGTGGAAAGCGCAGGGGATCCCCCAGCGCTCCGGCCGCCTGGATCGCCGGACCGCCGGGATACCCCAGCCCAAGCAGCCGTGCCACTTTGTCGAAGGCCTCGCCGGCCGCGTCGTCGTGGCTGCGGCCAAGCCGCCGGTAGTGGCCGGCGCCGTCGACGCGGATCAGCTCGGTGTGGCCGCCGCTCACCAACAGCACCAGGAACGGACCCTCCGGCAGGGGGTCTCCCAGGTGGACGGAACAGAGATGGCCTTCGAGGTGGTGCACCCCCACGAAGGGACGATCGTGCAGCCGCGCCAGCGTGCGGGCTGTGACCGAGCCCACCAGCAGGGCCCCCACCAGGCCCGGCGCCACGGTGGCGGCGATGCCGTCGAGGTCGGCGAAGCCGAGGCCGGATTCGGCCATCACACTGGCGATCAACTGGGGCAGCGCCTCCACGTGCCGCCGCGAGGCAATCTCGGGCACCACACCTCCCCAGCGAGCATGTTCGGCGATCTGGGAAGCCACGGCACTGGCGAGCACCTGCTCGCCGCGCACCACGGCCGCCGCTGACTCGTCACAACTTGTTTCGACGGCCAGAACGGTGTTCAAGTGCCTCCATGGCCTCCCTTACTCTCCGCAAGTGACATCCTGCCCGCTGGCAGGCCTTTCCCCGGATCCGGATACGATGCGCCGCCTTTTCGCCGTTCTGATTTCCGCCCTGCTGATCTTCGGCTTCGCCCCTGTGGCCCATGCCGATGTGGCCGGGCTCACCCCCTGCTCCGAAAGCCCCCGCTTTCAGCAGCGTGCCGCCGCCGCTGCCACTCCGCAGGCCAAAGCCCGCTTCGAGATGTACAGCCAGGCCGTGTGCGGCACCGATGGCCTGCCCCACCTGATCGTTGATGGCCGCTGGAGCCATGCCGGCGACTTCATGATCCCTGGCATCGCCTTCCTCTACATCGCCGGTTGCATCGGCTGGGCCGGTCGCGTGTACCTGCAGGCCATCCGTGGCAGCAAGGACGCCACCATGCGCGAGATCCAGATCGATGTGCCCCTCGCCCTGAAGAGCACCATCGCTGCAGCCACCTGGCCTCTGGCGGCCTTCAGCGAATTCACCAGCGGCAAGCTGCTGGAATCCGATTCCAAGGTCACCGTTTCACCGCGCTGAATCTCGGTTCAGTCGACCAACCCCTCTGTTCTCCATCCGGAGCACGCCCATGAAGAAATTCCTCACCACAGCCCCTGTTTTCGCTGCGATCTGGTTCACCGTCACCGCCGGAATCATGATCGAATTCAATCGCTTCTTCCCGGATCTTCTGTTCCATCCCCTTTGATCCGCTGGCCTCCAGCCGGAGGCTCTGAACGTCACAAGCGGCCGTAAAGGCCGCTTTTTTGTGACTTGCACGTTGTGGCTGGCGCTGGAGCTTCAGCTGCCGGCCAGTTGCAGCAGGGCTTCCAGCTCGCCGATGGCGGTGTCCAAGTCGCCGTTCACCACCACGGCGTCGAACTCAGCGGCGGCCGCCAGTTCCTCCCGGGCCCGGCGCAGGCGCCGTTCGATCGCGCTGTCGTCGTCGGTGCCGCGGCCGCGGATGCGCCGCTCCAGTTCCTCCAGCGACGGAGGTTCGATAAACACCTGGAATCCCTGCGGGAAGCTGCGCCGCACCTGGCGGGCCCCCTCCAGTTCGATTTCCAGCAGCACCGGTTGCCCCTGGGCCAGATGCTCGCTGACGGGCGCCCGTGGCGTGCCGTAAAGGTTGCCGGCGAATTCCGCCCACTCCAGCAGCCCTTCGGCAGCCACCTGCTGCTCGAACTGCTCCCGGCTCATGAAGAAGTAGTGCTCCCCGTCCTGTTCGCCGCTGCGGGGCGCGCGCGTGGTGGCGGACACAGACAGCCAGATCTGCGGATGGCGCCGGCGCAGCGCGGCCACGAGTGTGCCCTTGCCCACGCCGCTGGGGCCGGTGATCACCGTGAGTTGTCCCGGACCCGCCGCTGCTGCCTTTGTTGCTGCCATTGCCACTGCCGCTGCCTCCGCCATCAGGCCCTCGCACGTGAGCCAGCAGAGTAAGGGGCATCCCTGTCCACGCGGTTCCCTTGACCTCCCGGACGCTCCAACCCATGGACGTCACCACCTTGCGGGCGGTGCTTGCCGAGCTGCGGCCGCAGCTGTTGCCCAGCCGCTTCGAGAAGGCCCAGCAGCCCAGCGCCCACAACCTCCAACTCGGCTTTCGCGCACTTGATGGTCGTCACTGGCTGGAGCTGAGCTGGTGGGCGGATGCGCCGCGCCTGCTGCCGATCGACCCTCCCGCCCGGCGCGGTGAGGGCAGCACTCTGGCCCAGCAACTGCAGCACGGCCTGGGCGGCCTGGCGCTGGTGGCGATCGATCAGCACGGCTGGGAACGGGTGGTGGAGCTGGGCTTTGCCCCCCGCCCCGGTGAGGCGATCTGCCGCACGCTGGTGGTGGAGCTGATGGGCCGCCACAGCAACCTCTTCCTCCTGGATGGCCAGCGTCGGGTGGTGGCCCTGGGCCGCCAGGTGAAGCCGAACGAATCCCGGCTGAGGCCGATTGCCAGCGGCGACACCTACAGCCCGCCGCCGCCCCTGCAGGCCGATCCCCCCGATGCCGGCGAAGCTCTGTGGCACTGGCGTCGGCGCCTGCAGCTCCTGCCGCTGCCGCTGGGCAAGGCGCTGCTGCAGAGCTACCAGGGGATCAGTCCTGCCCTGGCCCTGCAGTTGGCCGGCGATCATCCCGACACATCCACGGCGCTGCTGAAGCTGCCGGTGGAGCAGCTCAGCGAGCTGCAGTGGAGTGCCCTCTGGGTGGCCTGGCAGCAATGGCTGGGCGACCTGGCGGCGGACCGCTTTGGCTTCGTCACCGGTGGAGCCACCGCCTACCGCTGCTGGGGCGCCGAGCTGGCCGGCCCGGTGGGGCGCCCGCTGGCGCAGCTCTACGACCGGCAGCTGACAGCCCAGGCCTTCCAGCTGCGCCACGATCAGCTGCAGCGGCGCCT
Above is a window of Synechococcus sp. MW101C3 DNA encoding:
- a CDS encoding type IV pilus twitching motility protein PilT, which gives rise to MTSSLFPPSSVPAPDSHPAGVDGVDPAPAPPRPSVATPCTLEEVVRVAFEAKCSDVHLGVGEEPRLRFRGDMQMTGWPIITNQRFSEWLNEILSQEDRQAFRSDKEFDGSHSFGFVRVRINLFESLLGPAMVLRLIPFEVPTLESLGFPDVFKHLLKYTKGLILMTGPTGCGKSTTLAAMINWMNSTQSKHILTIEDPVEFVHVSKSCLVRQREIGHHTKLFSTALRAALREDPDVLLIGEIRDQETLSTALEAAQTGHLVFGTLHTNSAVKTVERMLGMFPSEEQKSIRTSVAESLLAVISQGLLKTTEGGRIAYHDIFINTDACRDYLLRGEFDEVEEIMKRSSFEGMKTLNQSLLELVVAGKVSADEALAVSLKRGELSQALRGRE
- the psaJ gene encoding photosystem I reaction center subunit IX, which gives rise to MKKFLTTAPVFAAIWFTVTAGIMIEFNRFFPDLLFHPL
- the tsaD gene encoding tRNA (adenosine(37)-N6)-threonylcarbamoyltransferase complex transferase subunit TsaD, encoding MNTVLAVETSCDESAAAVVRGEQVLASAVASQIAEHARWGGVVPEIASRRHVEALPQLIASVMAESGLGFADLDGIAATVAPGLVGALLVGSVTARTLARLHDRPFVGVHHLEGHLCSVHLGDPLPEGPFLVLLVSGGHTELIRVDGAGHYRRLGRSHDDAAGEAFDKVARLLGLGYPGGPAIQAAGALGDPLRFPLPKGRVSRPEGGYHPYDFSFSGLKTAVLRLVQSLRAGTGAAGPADPPSTGELAPQDLADVAASFELAVVDVLVERSCRCARDEGLGTLVLVGGVAANQRLRQRLEERCGALGLHWRRAPLAYCTDNAAMIGVAAAQRLAAGSSSSTALGVAARLPLQQSDALYEQQPCF
- a CDS encoding NFACT family protein, yielding MDVTTLRAVLAELRPQLLPSRFEKAQQPSAHNLQLGFRALDGRHWLELSWWADAPRLLPIDPPARRGEGSTLAQQLQHGLGGLALVAIDQHGWERVVELGFAPRPGEAICRTLVVELMGRHSNLFLLDGQRRVVALGRQVKPNESRLRPIASGDTYSPPPPLQADPPDAGEALWHWRRRLQLLPLPLGKALLQSYQGISPALALQLAGDHPDTSTALLKLPVEQLSELQWSALWVAWQQWLGDLAADRFGFVTGGATAYRCWGAELAGPVGRPLAQLYDRQLTAQAFQLRHDQLQRRLFTARDRQSAQRAEQQALLEQAAGCDQLRRQADALLCLADPSREQVAEAQALYKKARRLQRSSAVITTLLERHDLQLERIEASLAFLELHRPEETTPHALRGALEDLAALEDDVEELLSVGGRERDKGRSKARARRHPLPCQPLEFLTAGGLRVQVGRNHRQNEWISLRQARRGDLWFHAQECPGSHVMLKSSEAPATDADLQAAADLAARFSRARGNARVPVVMVPSDQLQRIAGAGPGTVRHRGGEVVWGDPGRGATLCSRSLGSAPAPAP
- the gmk gene encoding guanylate kinase; the protein is MAATKAAAAGPGQLTVITGPSGVGKGTLVAALRRRHPQIWLSVSATTRAPRSGEQDGEHYFFMSREQFEQQVAAEGLLEWAEFAGNLYGTPRAPVSEHLAQGQPVLLEIELEGARQVRRSFPQGFQVFIEPPSLEELERRIRGRGTDDDSAIERRLRRAREELAAAAEFDAVVVNGDLDTAIGELEALLQLAGS
- the wecB gene encoding non-hydrolyzing UDP-N-acetylglucosamine 2-epimerase, whose product is MITTAPLVSIVLGTRPEAIKLAPVIRAFQQAEGFRTRVVLTGQHREMVAQVMELFSLTADRDLALMTPRQTLTHVTCAALMGLEQDFTEHRPDLVLVQGDTTTAFASALAAFYQQIPVGHVEAGLRTDNLLDPFPEEANRRLISQIGQLHFAPTSVSEANLLASGVVGRVLVTGNTVIDALLLMAKQAPLLQLPGLDWTQQRVILATVHRRENWGERLLAIGDGFLRLLEQHPDTALLLPLHRNPTVREPLQKMLGDHPRAFLTEPLDYDELVGAIRGCTLLLTDSGGLQEEAPALGKPVLVLRRTTERPEAVSAGTARLIGTDAAAIATEAGRLLDDPAAYAAMAMAHNPFGDGQASGRIVAACRAFLAERN
- a CDS encoding Photosystem I reaction center subunit III produces the protein MRRLFAVLISALLIFGFAPVAHADVAGLTPCSESPRFQQRAAAAATPQAKARFEMYSQAVCGTDGLPHLIVDGRWSHAGDFMIPGIAFLYIAGCIGWAGRVYLQAIRGSKDATMREIQIDVPLALKSTIAAATWPLAAFSEFTSGKLLESDSKVTVSPR